The nucleotide sequence CTTGCCGTTTACTAGTCAGACCCAACTTCGACAATTCTCCTGGTTGAAATGGCCGAAATCTTGTTGAATTCTGGCGCACTTGTGAGCTCCGACCCCATTGCTGAGAATTACCAACAGGCAAGGCAACACCGTGCTTTCTTTGCACTGTATTTCGAAGGACCGCGTATCGGGCGGTCCCAAAGCCTCATTTCGCATGGAACGGTCGATCGACCAAACCACGCTGAAACAAATCGGGAGCCGGAGGGACAGAGAGAGTAAGGCGAGCGGCACGATGGGCCCGAAAAAATCCCCGCCATCACCTCTGGACGAATGGGGATGCCGCGCCCACGTGACCGCGCAGCGCCCACATGCTGACAtgtccctctcctccccctcgcctATTTCTACCTCCCCGACGGTGTTACTTGTCACGCTCTCCTCAGTTCACTCCCCGCGATCCCGGACGCCATTAGCAACAAGCGCCACAGCTCTCAGGAGGCTTCGGCTCCTATCTCAGAGGAAGCTCCACCGTCTCTTCTCTGGTCGCTCTGATCGCGCGAACAAGTTAATTAGGTGTGCTTGCCGATCTGGTCGTGGTGTGCTTGCCGATCGCCATGGCCGACGACTCATCGTCCCCGGCGTCTTACATCCGGCTGGTACGTTCGCGCGGCATAATGATGATCTGGTTGAGAGGCTAGCCGCATGCGCCATTTCCGTTTGCTAATTCAGCCATGTGTTTCATGCAGGTGCAGCATCTGATCGAGAAGTGCATCTGCTACGACATGAACAAGGAGGAGTGCGTGGAGGCGCTGGAGAAGCACGCCAACATCATGCCCGCCGTCACATCCACCGGTAATACGTCCGTCCACTCTCACATTGCTTTGATTGGTAGCTTCGAGTTTGTCATCGATCGCTCCACTGTCTTTCTTGCATTGCATACCTGCATGCATGCAGAGGAAGGGAGATGTTCTTCTCCCTTTCTCTTCTAGATGATCTTATAGCAAGCTAGAAACTGTATTCAGAGATTGTATCTTCAGATACTGGCTAGCTAGCTACCCTTGATCCATCAGCATGTCACTGTTTAGCCAGTAACAT is from Triticum aestivum cultivar Chinese Spring chromosome 3A, IWGSC CS RefSeq v2.1, whole genome shotgun sequence and encodes:
- the LOC123058758 gene encoding uncharacterized protein, with product MADDSSSPASYIRLVQHLIEKCICYDMNKEECVEALEKHANIMPAVTSTVWKELEKENREFFETYKKDRGGESPSQKGSPSDQASTSRSSDDNDD